A window from Zonotrichia albicollis isolate bZonAlb1 chromosome 8, bZonAlb1.hap1, whole genome shotgun sequence encodes these proteins:
- the LOC141729785 gene encoding olfactory receptor 14J1-like, which translates to MSNSSSIRHFLLLALADTRQLQLLHFCLLLGISLAALLGNGLIIRAVACGHHLHMPMFFFLLNLALSDLGCICTTVPNAMHNSLWDTRNISYKGCAAQLFFFLFFIVAEFYILTIMCYDRYVSICKPLHYGTLLGCRACAHMAAAAWASAFLNSLLHTANTFSLPLCHGNALGQFFCEIPQILKLSCSNSSLRELGLIVVSVCLLFSCFVFIVFSYVQILRVLLRIPSEQGRHKAFSTCLPHLAVVSLFISSAIFAHLKPPSLSSPSLDLAVSVLYSVVPPALNPLIYSLRNQELKAAVRRLITGCFQEH; encoded by the coding sequence atgtccaacagcagctccatcaggcacttcctcctgctggcattggcagacacgcggcagctgcagctcctgcacttctgcctcttgctgggcatctccctggctgccctcctgggcaatgGCCTCATCATCAgggccgtagcctgcggccaccacctgcacatgcccatgttcttcttcctgctcaacctggcactcagcgacctgggctgcatctgcaccactgtccccaacgccatgcacaattccctctgggacaccaggaacatctcctacaaaggatgtgctgctcagctctttttctttctcttctttattgTGGCAGAGTTTTAtatcctgaccatcatgtgctatgaccgctacgtgtccatctgcaaacccctgcactacgggaccctcctgggctgcagagcttgtgcccacatggcagcagctgcctgggccagtgcctttctcaattcactgctgcacacagccaatacattttccttgcccctgtgccatggcaatgccctgggccagttcttctgtgaaatcccacagatcctcaagctctcctgctcaaatTCCTCACTCAGGGAACTGGGGCTAATTGTAGTTAGTGTCTGCTTACTATTtagctgttttgtgttcattgttttctcctatgtgcagatcctCAGGGTcttgctgaggatcccctctgagcagggacggcacaaagccttttccacctgcctccctcacctggctgtggtctccctgttcatcAGCAGTGCCATatttgctcacctgaagcctccctccctctcctccccatccctggatctggctgtgtcagttctgtactcagtggtgcctccagcccttaaccccctcatctacagcctgaggaaccaggagctcaaagCTGCTGTGAGGAGACTGAtcactggatgctttcaggaacattaa